The bacterium genomic interval CCTGGCGCGTGATGGCCTGCCGCCAGCACTCCGCTGTCTCATTGGCGTCCGCCGGGCGGTAGACTGTCAGGCCCGGGATGGCGCGCAGGGCCAGCAGGTGCTCGACGGGCTGGTGAGTGGGCCCGTCCTCGCCCACGCCGATGCTGTCATGGGTGAAAATGAAGATGCTGTGGCACTGCATCAGCGCCGCCAGGCGCAGCGTCGGGCGGACGTAGTCGGCGAAGACCAGGAACGTGGCGCCGTAGGGGATGACGCCGCCGTGCAGGGCCATGCCGTTGACGATGGCGCCCATACCCAGCTCGCGCACCCCGAAGTGCACATTGGTGCCGCAACACATGCAGTCCGTGCCGTATTCGCCGCAGCCCTTGATCTCGCTCTTGTTCGAGGGCGCCAGGTCAGCCGAGCCGCCCAGCATGTTGCCCAGGCGGTTGCCGATGGCCGTCAGCGCTTCGCCGGAGGCGGCACGGGTGGCCATGCCCTTGTCATTGGGGGCGAAGACGGGGACGGCGTCCTCCCAGCCCTCAGGCAGCTTGCCGGCGACGAGGGCCTCAAAGCGGGCCGCGGCTTCGGGACGGGCCGCGCGCACGCCGGCCAGCTTCTCCTGCCACTGAGCCTGCAGGGCCGCGCCGCGTGCCCCGGCCTCCTGCATGTGGGCAGCGGCCTCGGCGGGCACATGGAACGTCTCGGCGGGCCACCCGAGCTTCTCGCGCGTCGCGGCCATGGCTTCCGCGCCCAGGGGCTCGCCATGGGCCGAAGCGCTGTCCTGCTTGGGGCTGCCGAAGCCGATGTGGGTGGGGACGACGATCAGCGACGGCCGCTCGGTCTCCGCCTGGGCGGCCTTCACGGCCTGCTCGATGGCAGCCACATCATTGCCGTCGGCCACCTGCTGCACGTGCCAGCCATAGGCGGCAAAGCGCGTCGGCACGTCCTCGGTGAAGGCCAGGTCGGTGCGACCCTCAATCGAGATCTCGTTGTCGTCGTACAGGTAGATGAGCTTGCCGAGCTTGAGCGTCCCGGCCAGGGACGCCGCCTCCGAGGAGATGCCCTCCATCAGGTCGCCATCGGAGACGATCGCGTAGACGGTGTGGTCCACGAGGTCGGCGCCGGCCTCGGCGTTGGTCTGCGCGGCCAGGAAGCGCTCAGCCATGGCCATGCCCACGCCCATGGCGAAGCCCTGCCCCAGCGGTCCAGTGGTGGCCTCCACGCCGGGGGTGTGGCCATACTCAGGATGGCCCGGGGTCTTGCTGCCCCACTGGCGGAAGTTGCGGACTTCCGACAGGGGCAGGTCGTACCCGTACATGTGCAGCAGCGCATACAGCAGCGCTGAGCCGTGGCCTGCGGACAGGATGAAGCGATCGCGGTTGGGCCACTGGGGATCGGCGGGGTTGAACCGGAGGATGCGGTCGAAGAGCGTGTACGCCATCGGGGCAGCGCCCAGCGGCAGGCCGGGATGGCCCGACTTGGCCTGTTCGACTGCGTCCACGGCCAGGAAGCGCAAGGTGTTGATGCAAAGCTGGTCCAGCTCGGTCATTGGGTCAACCTCTCGGAGGGCGGGGCGGACACCGCCAGCGTAAGGCCAGGCCCGGCGGCCTGGCTCGGTCGGGCCATTGTAGCACATTGCGCAGGGGAAGCTGAAGGGCTGGATGGCAGGGGAGGGTCTGTAGGGCGGGGGCTTGTACCCCGCCGAGCCGTTCGGGTAGCGTCAGGCACGGCGGGGTGCGAGCCCTCGCCCTACAAGCGAGGCAGCGTCAGTTCAGGCCGCACCACTCCAGGACTTGCGTGAGGGCCGCCTTGCCCTCGGCCTGCAACTGCTTGTCGGGGCCATAGATGCGCAGGTAAGGGATACTGCGCAGGCTGAACTGCTGGGCCACGGGCGAGCCCCAGTCAATGCCCTGGTGGCCCGGGCGGTTGATGTCCACCTTGACCACGGCAGTGTCCTGGCGAGTCTGCACCAGCTTCTCCAGGTGCGGCGCCAGGGCCCGGCACGGCGGGCAGAACTCGCTGTAGAAGTCCACGATGGTCGTCTTGCCGGCGACCAGGTAGTCCTCCAGCTTGATCTGCTCGCCCTTGCCCACAACGATCAGCGCCGGCTGGGGTGGGGCCAGCTTGTCCAGCCACGCCTTCGCCGCGGCCGCCTGGGCTTCCGAGAGCTTCCCGCTCTGCAGGGCTGCCTCCAGCAACTCGCGGGCGATCTGCAGATGGGCCAGCCCGATGACATACTGGTCCTGAGAGGTGAGTTGGTCCGCGGTCTGCCCGGCGGCCACCTCCAGGATCTTGTGGGCTGTCTCCCGCGCTACCGCCGCCTCACCCCGGGCGATGGCGCTGTCCAGGGCGGCGCCCAGGGCGGGGAAAGGGCTCTCCTGGGCCTGAGCCGGCAGCAGCCCCGCCGCTCCCAGCACCAGCATCAACGCGATCAGGCAACACTGCTTCATGGGGCTCACTCCTCTGTCGTCACGCCAGCTCCACGGGCTGCCGGGTGCGCGCCGACTCGAGCGCCCCCTCAATCAGGCGCAACTCGAAGGCGCTGTCTTCCGGCGGGTTGAGCAGCCCCTGGCGGGTCTCCAGCGCCTGTGCGAAGGCCTCGCACTGGGCCTGGAGATCGTCGCCGCCCCACTCGCCGTCCCCCTCGACGCGCGGCACGGGCGCTACTTCTATAACATCATTACCTTCCCAGAAAGTGCCGCAGACTTCGTGCAGGATCTGAACGGCGAACCCGCCGTCCGGACAGAAGACCTTCATCATGCCGCTCGGGAAGCCCTCGGGTGTGGCGAAGCTGGCGATGATGTGGCCGACGGCGCCGCTGTCATACAGCAGCGTGGCCGACAGCGTGTCGCTGTCCACCTGCCCCGGCGGGAAGCCCAGGCTACTGCCGGTGGCCACGACGCGCTGTGGGTCGCCCAGCACCCAACGCAGCGTGTTCAGCCCGTAGCTCATGTGGCAGACGGCCATGCCGCCGCTCTGCGTGTCATCGAGATACCACGACGCGGGCTGGCCGGGGGGCGGGGCCATGTGCCAGAAGAACTCCACCTCGCCGTAGATCAGCGGGCCGAAATGCTTGTTCTGGATGAAGTCGCGAGCCCGCTGGATGGTGGGGTGGTAACGCCGCTGGAAGCCGACCTCCACGATCCGGCCGCGCGCTTGCGCCAGTGTCGCGACCTGCTCCGCCTGCGCGGCGCTGACCACCATCGGCCCCTCGACGAACACATCGAGGTCATGCTCCAGCGCCCACATGATGTGCTGGTGGTGCGCGGCGTTGACGGAGGCGATGGAGACGGCGTCGGGCTGTACCTGCGCCGCTACGGCCTCGACGTCCGTGCCGTACGCCGGCATGTGGTGCGCCTCGGCCAGGCGTCGCGCCGAGGCTTCGGTCCGTGACACGACCCCGGCCAGCTCCACACCCGCGATCTTGGCGAAGCACGCGGCGCGGGAATGGGCCAGGCCACCCGCGCCGATGAACAGCAACCGCTTCGGCATGAGACACCTCACTCCTGACTGTCCGTCCGGTCCGGCAGACACCACCACTGCACTTGACCCAGCCCAGCTGCCTCCAGCCTCGCCGCCGCCTCTTCCAGGCGGATGTCGTAGGTCGGCGAATGGCAGTCCGACCCCAGCGACAGCGTCACGCCCCGGCTGTGCAGGTCGGCCAGATAGTCCACATAGCGCCGCCGGAAGGCCTCCGGGTAGGCCCGGTTCAGCACCATCGCCTCGAGATTGGCTTCCACCGCGGTGCCGTGCGC includes:
- the tkt gene encoding transketolase; this encodes MTELDQLCINTLRFLAVDAVEQAKSGHPGLPLGAAPMAYTLFDRILRFNPADPQWPNRDRFILSAGHGSALLYALLHMYGYDLPLSEVRNFRQWGSKTPGHPEYGHTPGVEATTGPLGQGFAMGVGMAMAERFLAAQTNAEAGADLVDHTVYAIVSDGDLMEGISSEAASLAGTLKLGKLIYLYDDNEISIEGRTDLAFTEDVPTRFAAYGWHVQQVADGNDVAAIEQAVKAAQAETERPSLIVVPTHIGFGSPKQDSASAHGEPLGAEAMAATREKLGWPAETFHVPAEAAAHMQEAGARGAALQAQWQEKLAGVRAARPEAAARFEALVAGKLPEGWEDAVPVFAPNDKGMATRAASGEALTAIGNRLGNMLGGSADLAPSNKSEIKGCGEYGTDCMCCGTNVHFGVRELGMGAIVNGMALHGGVIPYGATFLVFADYVRPTLRLAALMQCHSIFIFTHDSIGVGEDGPTHQPVEHLLALRAIPGLTVYRPADANETAECWRQAITRQEPCLLALTRQNLPILDVEAYPVREGVQRGGYILSEAQNSQLVLLATGSEVELALKAQAVLKDEGVAARVVSMPSTELFDAQPAAYRTQVLPPDVPKLAIEAGCTMGWYKYVGCTGAVVGLDHFGASAPAKTVFAEFGFTVENVVAKAKELL
- a CDS encoding Gfo/Idh/MocA family oxidoreductase, whose protein sequence is MPKRLLFIGAGGLAHSRAACFAKIAGVELAGVVSRTEASARRLAEAHHMPAYGTDVEAVAAQVQPDAVSIASVNAAHHQHIMWALEHDLDVFVEGPMVVSAAQAEQVATLAQARGRIVEVGFQRRYHPTIQRARDFIQNKHFGPLIYGEVEFFWHMAPPPGQPASWYLDDTQSGGMAVCHMSYGLNTLRWVLGDPQRVVATGSSLGFPPGQVDSDTLSATLLYDSGAVGHIIASFATPEGFPSGMMKVFCPDGGFAVQILHEVCGTFWEGNDVIEVAPVPRVEGDGEWGGDDLQAQCEAFAQALETRQGLLNPPEDSAFELRLIEGALESARTRQPVELA
- a CDS encoding thioredoxin family protein, which translates into the protein MKQCCLIALMLVLGAAGLLPAQAQESPFPALGAALDSAIARGEAAVARETAHKILEVAAGQTADQLTSQDQYVIGLAHLQIARELLEAALQSGKLSEAQAAAAKAWLDKLAPPQPALIVVGKGEQIKLEDYLVAGKTTIVDFYSEFCPPCRALAPHLEKLVQTRQDTAVVKVDINRPGHQGIDWGSPVAQQFSLRSIPYLRIYGPDKQLQAEGKAALTQVLEWCGLN